The following coding sequences are from one Pigmentibacter sp. JX0631 window:
- a CDS encoding ABC-2 family transporter protein, which produces MNLMTMIKYSEKIKKFIKIYTTEFLANKATVISLTIGGFILPILVQLITWNFVFANNEQIKQYTFSQIVIYVSITVLLMVTNDSDEIISTMSERIKNGSIDIYKTKPISNFSLILHTSLGRNCIFIALTSLILFIFTIVFNPIITIPVFILYLLSQILLIQIAYTFSLFCYWFINSFFINYLFYLVLQIVGGFLIPIDLWPEPYQTVLRYNPFRIIISAIPDVILNPTPKNLISTFLLAIFYIIVFIYIIKFIEKITIKKYTSHGG; this is translated from the coding sequence ATGAATCTGATGACGATGATTAAATATAGCGAAAAAATTAAAAAATTTATAAAAATTTATACTACTGAATTTTTAGCTAATAAAGCAACGGTTATTAGCTTAACAATTGGGGGGTTTATACTTCCTATCTTAGTCCAATTGATTACTTGGAATTTTGTCTTTGCAAATAATGAACAAATTAAACAATATACTTTCTCGCAAATAGTTATTTATGTGAGCATAACAGTTCTTTTAATGGTGACAAATGATTCCGATGAAATTATTAGCACTATGTCTGAAAGAATAAAAAATGGTAGTATTGATATTTACAAGACAAAACCCATTTCAAATTTTAGTTTAATACTACATACCTCTTTAGGAAGAAATTGCATTTTTATAGCTCTTACTTCATTAATACTTTTTATTTTTACCATAGTTTTTAATCCCATAATAACAATTCCAGTTTTTATTCTCTATCTTCTTTCTCAAATACTATTGATACAAATAGCTTATACTTTTTCATTATTTTGTTACTGGTTTATAAATAGTTTCTTTATAAATTATCTTTTTTACTTAGTTTTACAAATAGTTGGTGGGTTTTTAATTCCAATAGATTTATGGCCTGAACCATATCAAACGGTATTAAGATATAACCCTTTTAGAATTATAATATCTGCAATACCTGATGTTATTTTAAACCCAACACCTAAAAATTTAATATCTACTTTTCTTCTTGCCATATTTTATATTATTGTCTTTATTTATATAATTAAGTTTATTGAAAAGATAACAATAAAAAAATACACTTCACATGGTGGTTAA
- a CDS encoding ABC-2 family transporter protein: MLKLILKNFKYRLLSEMSFKTDFLGELFVTLSINIFTICLFKVIFSYSGNFGIWSFDDFFLASLFYMSFRLFVECLDDNMFEFFETVFEGKIDSYLCKPINLLFFVLFYFFRVTKLIIAVAIYFLLIFYIFYSNIVTNFSDILLFFVSSVISITIGILFTFIMVYLNLFSQKNLYMGFYMHHFSQLCYLPPTIFSQGLFKILFITVPYMFISSLPVLILKYKHYNLIALSIIPLLILFFIAYLFWKKYKTLLKSFGG; encoded by the coding sequence ATGCTAAAATTAATTCTTAAAAATTTTAAATACAGACTTCTCAGTGAAATGAGTTTTAAAACAGATTTTCTAGGAGAATTATTCGTCACTCTTTCTATCAATATATTTACCATTTGTTTATTTAAAGTAATATTTTCTTATAGCGGAAATTTTGGTATATGGAGCTTTGACGATTTTTTTCTTGCATCCTTATTTTATATGTCCTTTCGGCTTTTTGTTGAATGCTTAGATGATAATATGTTTGAATTTTTTGAAACTGTTTTTGAAGGCAAAATTGATAGTTATTTATGCAAACCAATAAATTTATTATTTTTTGTGCTGTTTTATTTTTTCAGAGTAACAAAATTAATAATTGCTGTAGCAATCTATTTTCTGTTAATATTTTATATATTTTATAGTAATATAGTAACAAATTTTTCAGATATTCTTTTATTTTTTGTTTCATCAGTAATTTCAATTACTATAGGGATTCTCTTTACATTTATTATGGTCTATTTAAATTTATTCTCCCAGAAAAACTTATATATGGGTTTTTATATGCATCATTTTTCCCAACTTTGCTATTTACCCCCAACAATATTTAGCCAAGGTTTATTTAAAATATTATTTATTACTGTTCCTTATATGTTTATTTCTTCTTTACCTGTGCTCATTTTAAAATATAAACATTACAATTTGATTGCACTCTCCATCATTCCATTACTTATTCTATTTTTTATAGCATATTTGTTTTGGAAAAAATATAAAACTCTCTTGAAATCATTTGGTGGTTAA
- the serC gene encoding 3-phosphoserine/phosphohydroxythreonine transaminase, which translates to MNVHYFSPGPASLPKAVKKQIKEELLDTFGIGVSVMEISHRSKQYEHLNEETLQLARKVFHVPNTHSVLFSCCGAQQHFSLIPQHLSKPGEEIAYTDTGIWAHLACEEVHAQPRKVHIVYDGRTCDYVSLGNPKNWEIPENSKYVHITVNNTVYGTEYKTIPTFGKIPLVLDMTSSLAARTDIPWESTAIVYASAQKNFGIAGVSVIIIRNDLLEASREITKANYLGKALSYHAIFDTKSALNTPPVFPIFAMNRMLHWIDQSGGIKTMEKWSLEKAKMIYSEVDAGLYIGRTDKQDRSRHNFVFRLPNEKQDEHFIAEAAKHHLLEIKGYRSVGGIRASMYNGVSLESASAFAEFMNDYRKKFG; encoded by the coding sequence ATGAATGTTCATTATTTTAGTCCAGGGCCTGCAAGCTTACCTAAAGCAGTAAAAAAACAAATTAAAGAAGAATTATTAGATACTTTTGGAATTGGTGTCAGTGTGATGGAAATTTCACACCGCTCCAAACAGTATGAACATTTAAATGAAGAAACCCTTCAACTTGCCAGAAAAGTTTTTCATGTACCAAACACCCACTCAGTTCTGTTTTCATGCTGTGGGGCTCAACAACACTTTTCCTTAATTCCTCAACACCTTTCTAAACCAGGCGAAGAAATTGCCTATACCGATACCGGTATCTGGGCGCATTTAGCATGTGAAGAAGTTCACGCTCAGCCAAGAAAAGTTCATATTGTATACGACGGAAGAACTTGTGACTATGTTTCGTTAGGAAATCCCAAAAACTGGGAAATACCTGAAAATTCTAAATATGTTCACATCACCGTTAACAATACAGTTTATGGAACAGAATATAAAACTATTCCCACATTTGGGAAAATTCCGTTAGTTCTTGATATGACCAGCTCTTTAGCGGCACGAACTGACATCCCATGGGAGTCAACAGCAATAGTTTATGCTAGCGCACAAAAGAATTTTGGGATTGCGGGAGTATCTGTAATAATTATCCGCAACGATTTACTTGAAGCTAGTAGGGAAATCACAAAAGCAAATTACTTAGGTAAAGCTCTTTCTTATCATGCAATATTCGATACAAAAAGTGCTTTAAATACTCCACCGGTATTTCCAATTTTCGCAATGAATCGAATGCTGCATTGGATTGATCAATCTGGCGGAATAAAAACTATGGAAAAATGGTCGCTGGAAAAGGCTAAAATGATTTATTCTGAAGTTGATGCTGGGCTTTACATTGGCAGAACCGATAAACAAGATCGCTCAAGACATAATTTTGTTTTCCGTTTGCCAAATGAAAAACAAGATGAACATTTTATAGCAGAAGCAGCAAAACATCATTTATTAGAAATCAAAGGATATCGCTCTGTAGGTGGCATTCGTGCGTCGATGTATAATGGAGTCAGCCTTGAATCCGCAAGTGCTTTTGCTGAATTTATGAATGATTATCGTAAGAAGTTTGGCTGA